ctttacaatttttaaaaagaagggTGGCATTTACAATACCATGTAATTTCATATGCGTACAATTCAATTACTGGTTTTCATTATTACTTTGATGCGTCTCTGGTTTGTGTCTTCCAGTGGCTCTTATATAGCAAAAAACAGCCACCAAGAAAGTTGTGGCAAGACCTCCAAGGATTACACCGCCCCCTGCTACGGATTTGTCCAtggaatgatgatgatgattttgtagGTGAATGGCCTCTCCATCAACACTCacgttttcttctttgtttggTTCAGTAATGGCTGCTGTGTGATCTGCAGAGGGGCTTCCTACAGTGGGGTGCATGTTCTTTTTAGTGTGGGGCGCTTGGGATGGGCTTGAAGCCGGTGCATTGTCAAAGGTCTTCAATAGTTGGTGCTTTCCAAGTTTCCTTATTGTGGGTGCTTCAGCTTTGTATGGTTCTCCAGGAGCCGGAGCTGGAGCATTTCCACTGGCCGCCATAGCCACAAAAGCATTTAtcaaaaacaaacaaagaagGAAAAGCTGAGCCATTTGTGAATTAAATTCGATGGTGGGTTGTTATTTGTTAAAGATGCTTTTGTTTTTTGATCTTATGGGGGTCTGATTTgagcatatatatacatacatacatagaGAAGAAACTGCTATAAGCATTCCTACTACAAAGCATGGGGGTTTGGTGGAAGTTTCCCATTGCTGGATTCCAAGCATAATTTATTCCAATATCTTAAATCTGTTTTTATGAAGTTGTCTATGGAGTGGGAGATACACGTGCAGGCATTAGAATAATAGAACTACAACTAAGACTTCAACGGAGGGAACAAGatctttaatatgtttatttgtaAAGTTTGTGTAACCTCTATGATTGAATGAATCACACCGACATCAAGATTAACTAATAATATCCATGGATCAAAAATTTACAAAGCAAAAGCTGCAAGAAAAGGAATTATACAAAGACAGCATTTGCAGTATGATAGGTAATTACTAATTAAGATGTTCCACAAACAAGATACTTTGAGTTTTGGATGAATATTGCTACTTTGTCTGATGATGTTCTTCAAGTGTAGACACGTCAAGATTCGATTATATGGAATGGGAATTGCATAGTCATATAGGAAggaacaaacaaacaaacaaacaatgtCGATACATAATGTTATAAAAGAACACTAATTTCACCCTTGGAACTTGTAATATAAAATTGCGGTGGAATGCTCCAAGAACATGAGACATTAAGTGTTAGAAAAGGAAACAACTGGGGTTGGTACCATCTTGGAGAGAAAAGATTCAGAGGCAGAGTTTTGATTGAATAGGAAGGAAAGTTCTGTCAGTTTACTGTCTGCTGAATTACTATGAGGATTAGGTTGCTGAAACCACATATTTAATTAACACCAAAAAGCAAAAATCATGTGCTGGAGATCCTTTGCCAGCACATTGGCAAGAGATTGATGGGAGCATTCCCTGAAGCAGACCTGCCATGTTGACATAAATTTTATTCAGTGTTTGAGCCGCGAGGTGAAGAATACTACGATCTATATGGTTTTCTTTTCCACAGTTGTAGGATCCATTCCAGACAAACAATGAAACAAAGCA
The window above is part of the Gossypium raimondii isolate GPD5lz chromosome 9, ASM2569854v1, whole genome shotgun sequence genome. Proteins encoded here:
- the LOC105797958 gene encoding uncharacterized protein LOC105797958, producing the protein MAQLFLLCLFLINAFVAMAASGNAPAPAPGEPYKAEAPTIRKLGKHQLLKTFDNAPASSPSQAPHTKKNMHPTVGSPSADHTAAITEPNKEENVSVDGEAIHLQNHHHHSMDKSVAGGGVILGGLATTFLVAVFCYIRATGRHKPETHQSNNENQ